The genomic window ATCGGCCACCATCTTCGCCGTGCGCGTTCGGCGGCGTCGCATGGCGTGCTCGGTGCGCGGGTCTCGGTCAGCGAAGCGATCTCCGATCTTTTTCCGGTATTTCGCGGCATCCACGCCGATCGTCATCTTACCCTGCAGGTGGACATCGACGGCCAACCGACCTTTGCCGGCGAGCGACAGGATCTCGACGAGATGCTCGGAAACCTGATCGACAATGCCTGCAAGTGGGCATCGAAATCGGTTTTGGTGACGGCCAGACCGATAGATGGCGGTCGCATCACCATATCGATCCGGGATGACGGTCCGGGGCTTGCGGAAGATGCTCTTCAAGCTGCGACGTCGCGTGGCGTGCGCTTCGACGAAAGCAAGCCCGGCAGCGGCCTCGGCCTTTCGATCGTTGACGATCTGGCACGTCTTTATGGCGGCACGCTCACGCTTGAACGCGCCGCCGGAACCGGCCTTCTGGCCACGCTGGAGCTTCCGGCCAGCGAGGCGTGAGCTATCAGCTGGCGATATAGGCCTTCATGTCTTCCGCCTCACGCTCGACATCCTGAATGCGCCGGCGCACCACGTCGCCGATGGATATGATGCCGGCCAGCCTGCCGTCGACTGCGACCGGCAGATGGCGGAAGCGGCCATTGGTCATGATCTCCATCACATCGTTGATGGAACTGTCTTCGCGGCATTGGACGACTTTGCGCGTCATGACGCTTGCAACGTCCTGATCCATGACGTCTCTGCCACGTTCGGCGATGGCGCGCACGATATCGCGTTCGGACAGAATGCCGAGAATGTGACGATCCGGATCGACGACGACGACCGCGCCGATCTTCTGCTGCGTCAGCACGCGCGCGGCTTCCATGAGGGTCGTTTCGCGACCGACCGTGGTCACGTTGCGTCCCTTTTCATCCAATATGATTCTGACTGTCATCACTTCCTCCAAATGCCGCGGCTCGACGCAATTTCCCCACCCGTCCGAGCACCCTCGCGGCGCATCGTGCGGCGGCGGCGGAAGTTTTTCAAGCAGGACCTTGGGGTGCCGACGGTCAGGCCCAGGATCGACGATCGAAGAAGGCGAAGCCGAGGAAGCCGAACAGGAATCCGCCGATATGCGCCTCCCAAGCGATCTGGGTCGTGCCGGTCGGGTCCGACCCGAAGCCGAAGGCGGCCAAGGCGTTGATGCCGAACCAGAGCCCCACATAGACGAGGACAGTCCGGTTGCTCAGCGATTCCACCACCGACAGTCGCGGCAGGAAGTGCGCCTTTTCACGCCTGAAGCGGCCGCTCTGCGGAAAGGCAAATCGTGCGGCCGCACCCATGAGGCCGGAAACGACGCCGGACGCGCCGATGACGGGCACGTCGTCTCCCCAATGAAGGGCGAGATGCAGCGCGACGGCAGCCACAGCCGACGCGACCCAGAACAGGACGAAGCGCGTCGTGCCTATCCGGCGCGCCACGATCGCTCCGAACGCCACCAGCCAGAGAGAGTTCACGATGATATGGGCAAAGCTGCCATGGAGAAGCGAATAGGTGACGGGTGACCACAGCCATGCGGGCGACTGATCCGTCAAAGGAACGGCATAACGCAGCGGAATGAACGCCGTTTCCAGCAGCAGACCCAGATCCTGAATGCGGCCCAGAAGTCCGACGCGGATCAGATGAATTGCCCAAAGCAGGCCGAGTGCCACCACCACGACACGGGGCAGATTGAAGACCGGTTCGGAACGCCGCTCAGGCTCGGGCGCTGCGCCAAACGGTTCTCCGGGCGCCACACTGCCATTGTCGTTGGTCATGGATGAACTACTCCTGCGCCGCGTCCGGCCAGAGCCGCTTTTGCGGCATCGGCGTCGGATCAGAGGTGGGACGGTGGAGGCTCAAAGTCAATCGAATGAGGCCACGGCACCTCGCACGCACAGCGTGCACA from Georhizobium profundi includes these protein-coding regions:
- a CDS encoding CBS domain-containing protein; its protein translation is MTVRIILDEKGRNVTTVGRETTLMEAARVLTQQKIGAVVVVDPDRHILGILSERDIVRAIAERGRDVMDQDVASVMTRKVVQCREDSSINDVMEIMTNGRFRHLPVAVDGRLAGIISIGDVVRRRIQDVEREAEDMKAYIAS
- a CDS encoding rhomboid family intramembrane serine protease, with the protein product MTNDNGSVAPGEPFGAAPEPERRSEPVFNLPRVVVVALGLLWAIHLIRVGLLGRIQDLGLLLETAFIPLRYAVPLTDQSPAWLWSPVTYSLLHGSFAHIIVNSLWLVAFGAIVARRIGTTRFVLFWVASAVAAVALHLALHWGDDVPVIGASGVVSGLMGAAARFAFPQSGRFRREKAHFLPRLSVVESLSNRTVLVYVGLWFGINALAAFGFGSDPTGTTQIAWEAHIGGFLFGFLGFAFFDRRSWA